A DNA window from Solanum lycopersicum chromosome 3, SLM_r2.1 contains the following coding sequences:
- the LOC138347352 gene encoding uncharacterized protein, with amino-acid sequence MDPLKYIFQKAMPIGKLAKWQMLLSEFDIVYVTHRVIKEFDIAYVTHREIKAQALVNHLAENLVDEEYEPLKTYFHDEEVSFVGEDIFEAYPGWRLFFNGAENHQELKEHPVHCAHVEAEPDGLPCYLDIKKYLESGNYPEDARPNRKKSIRRMALKFFLSGEVLYRRTLDLGLLKCVDVVEAVKLIEHIHAGVCSMHMNGLTLARKILRAG; translated from the exons ATGGACCCGCTGAAGTATATCTTCCAGAAGGCGATGCCGATCGGAAAATTAGCTAAGTGGCAAAtgttgttgagtgagtttgatattgtgtatgtgactcatagGGTGATAAAAGAGTTTGATATTGCTTATGTGACTCATAGGGAGATAAAAGCACAGGCTTTGGTTAATCATCTGGCAGAAAATCTcgttgatgaagagtatgaaccacttaagacttattttcacgatgaagaagtgtcatttgtgggtgaagatatttttgaagcatatccaggttggagattattctttaATGGAGCGGAAAATCATCAAG AGTTGAAAGAGCATCCAGTCCATTGTGCCCATGTTGAAGCAGAACCAGACGGTTTGCCTTGTTATCTCgatataaagaagtatttggAGTCCGGAAATTATCCAGAAGATGCAAGACCCAACAGAAAGAAGTCGATACGCCGTATGGCTCTCAAATTCTTTCTAAGTGGAGAAGTCCTTTATAGGAGGACTCTAGATTTGGGTCTTCtaaaatgtgttgatgttgttgaAGCTGTGAAGCTTATTGAACACatacatgctggagtttgtAGTATGCATATGAATGGGCTCACTTTGGCAAGAAAGATCCTTCGAGCCGGGTAg
- the LOC104645267 gene encoding B3 domain-containing protein At1g49475-like produces the protein MTLLESNSTPKASSLGEDFPTDTRTRSGKAWKVELENSQGQIWLTKGWSDFCDYYSISVKSVLMFTYNPRCHFAVAIYDQSKTEIEYPIDQDIESDEQEEDILVAQANANIIDEDILILQSNANVIEEDSPI, from the coding sequence ATGACactacttgaatctaactcaacTCCAAAAGCTAGTTCATTAGGGGAAGATTTCCCAACTGACACGCGAACCAGGAGTGGAAAAGCTTGGAAGGTTGAACTGGAAAATTCTCAAGGCCAAATTTGGCTAACCAAGGGATGGAGTGATTTTTGTGACTATTACTCAATAAGCGTCAAGAGTGTATTAATGTTCACGTACAACCCGCGTTGTCACTTTGCTGTCGCTATATATGATCAGAGTAAAACAGAAATTGAATATCCAATAGATCAAGATATTGAATCAGATGAACAAGAGGAAGATATTCTAGTTGCCCAAGCTAATGCTAATATCATCGACGAAGATATTCTAATTCTCCAATCTAATGCTAATGTAATCGAAGAAGATTCTCCAATCTAA